A region of Chitinophaga horti DNA encodes the following proteins:
- the radC gene encoding RadC family protein, whose protein sequence is MIVNRPKKSPKAPKAPIKNWAINDRPREKLLSQGAQVLSDAELLAILLGSGSTDKSAVELGRELMQLASNNLHELGQKDIKVFRKIKGIGDARAVAIAAALELGRRRSASELPVQPALTCSQDAIKILRPLIGDQHTEHLYVLFLNRGNKLIHYTCISHGGTASTVVDPKVIFEQALLQKASRIMLGHNHPSGNMRPSHSDIAITNKIKAAGEMLEIELLDHIILTDESYFSFCENGLL, encoded by the coding sequence ATGATTGTTAACCGACCAAAGAAGTCCCCGAAAGCACCAAAAGCCCCAATTAAAAACTGGGCAATCAACGACAGGCCAAGAGAAAAACTACTGTCCCAGGGCGCGCAGGTTTTAAGTGATGCCGAACTACTCGCTATTTTACTGGGTAGTGGCAGTACCGATAAATCAGCCGTAGAATTAGGGCGTGAGCTCATGCAACTGGCCAGTAATAACCTTCACGAACTGGGGCAAAAAGACATTAAGGTATTTAGAAAAATAAAAGGCATTGGAGATGCACGCGCTGTCGCTATTGCTGCCGCCCTCGAACTTGGGCGGCGCCGCAGTGCGAGCGAGCTTCCAGTACAGCCTGCGCTTACCTGCAGCCAGGATGCCATTAAAATCTTACGGCCGCTCATCGGCGATCAGCATACCGAGCACCTGTATGTGCTTTTCCTCAACCGGGGTAATAAACTGATCCACTACACCTGCATCAGCCACGGGGGCACGGCCAGCACCGTCGTAGATCCCAAAGTAATATTTGAGCAGGCGCTGTTGCAAAAAGCCAGTCGCATTATGCTCGGGCATAACCATCCCTCAGGCAATATGCGGCCCAGTCATTCCGACATTGCCATTACTAACAAAATAAAAGCCGCCGGCGAAATGCTCGAAATCGAATTACTCGACCATATCATTCTTACCGACGAAAGTTATTTCAGCTTCTGCGAAAACGGCTTGTTGTAA
- a CDS encoding AMP nucleosidase: MKTKEEIVANWLPRYTGQKLEDFGSHILLTNFSNYVELFAKWNNAPIVGSDRPMQSVTANDITLINFGMGSPGAATVMDLLSAISPKAVLFLGKCGGLKKKSNIGDLILPIAAIRGEGTSNDYFPPEVPALPAFALQKAISTTIREYGCDYWTGTCYSTNRRVWEHDLEFKKYLERIRAMAIDMETATIFSVGFYNKIPTGALLLVSDQPMIPEGVKTEESDKKVTKEYVERHLKIGIESLNNLINNHITVKHLLF; this comes from the coding sequence ATGAAGACAAAAGAAGAAATTGTAGCTAACTGGCTCCCACGCTACACCGGACAGAAACTCGAAGACTTCGGCTCGCATATCCTGCTCACTAATTTCAGCAACTATGTTGAATTGTTCGCGAAATGGAACAATGCCCCGATCGTAGGCAGTGATCGTCCCATGCAATCAGTTACCGCAAACGATATTACCCTCATTAACTTTGGAATGGGCAGTCCTGGCGCCGCTACGGTAATGGACCTGCTGAGCGCTATATCGCCCAAAGCGGTATTGTTCCTCGGTAAATGCGGCGGCTTAAAGAAGAAGAGTAACATCGGCGACCTGATTCTGCCCATTGCAGCCATTCGCGGCGAGGGTACTTCTAACGACTACTTCCCTCCGGAAGTGCCGGCTTTACCCGCGTTCGCCTTGCAGAAAGCAATATCGACCACCATTCGCGAATACGGTTGTGATTACTGGACAGGCACCTGTTACAGCACCAACCGCCGGGTGTGGGAACACGACCTGGAGTTTAAGAAGTACCTGGAACGCATCAGGGCTATGGCCATTGATATGGAAACGGCTACCATCTTTTCTGTAGGTTTTTATAACAAGATCCCTACCGGTGCGCTGTTGCTCGTATCCGATCAGCCCATGATCCCTGAAGGTGTGAAGACTGAAGAAAGCGATAAAAAAGTGACAAAGGAATACGTAGAGCGCCATCTTAAGATCGGCATCGAATCGCTCAATAACCTGATCAACAATCACATTACCGTTAAGCATCTCCTCTTTTAA
- a CDS encoding 2-C-methyl-D-erythritol 4-phosphate cytidylyltransferase translates to MTTASHQKIAIIVAGGSGQRMGTSLPKQFLELAGKPVLQHTIMAFYHAYEDMRVVLVLPDAHRGYAEKAMRLSEHFPQLTVIAGGETRFHSVKNGLATIAGPSVVFVHDGVRPLVSTALINRCYEAALQHGSAIPAIDLKDSIREVHADGNVAADRSRFKIIQTPQTFLSEVLLPAFDLPYDPLFTDEATVVERLGHKVHLVAGEERNLKITRPEDLVIAGALLD, encoded by the coding sequence ATGACAACTGCATCTCATCAGAAAATAGCCATTATTGTAGCCGGCGGTTCCGGCCAGCGTATGGGCACCTCGCTCCCTAAACAGTTCCTGGAGCTGGCGGGTAAGCCCGTGCTGCAACATACTATCATGGCTTTTTATCATGCTTATGAAGATATGCGCGTCGTATTGGTGTTGCCAGATGCGCATCGTGGTTATGCAGAAAAAGCAATGCGGTTGTCGGAACACTTTCCGCAGCTTACCGTGATTGCCGGTGGCGAAACCCGGTTTCATTCCGTGAAGAACGGATTGGCTACCATTGCCGGCCCGTCTGTTGTGTTTGTGCATGATGGTGTTCGTCCGTTGGTGTCTACAGCTTTAATCAATCGTTGCTACGAAGCGGCTTTACAGCACGGCAGCGCTATCCCGGCTATCGATCTGAAAGATAGCATTCGCGAAGTACACGCCGACGGTAATGTAGCCGCCGACCGTTCCAGGTTCAAGATCATACAAACGCCGCAAACGTTTTTATCAGAAGTGTTGTTGCCCGCATTCGATTTGCCTTATGATCCCTTGTTCACCGATGAAGCGACGGTGGTAGAGCGGCTCGGGCACAAAGTGCATTTGGTAGCGGGCGAGGAGCGTAATCTTAAAATCACCCGTCCTGAGGACTTGGTGATTGCGGGGGCGTTACTGGATTAA
- the queA gene encoding tRNA preQ1(34) S-adenosylmethionine ribosyltransferase-isomerase QueA, which produces MKLSQFKFDLPLNLIAQHPSKTRDESRLMVVNRATGKIEHKLFKDIINYFSDKDVMVVNNTKVFPARLYGRKEKTGAKIEVFLLRELNKQNRLWDVIVDPARKIRVGNKLYFGDDESLVAEVIDNTTSRGRTIRFLFEGNDEEFKQVLDSLGETPLPKYIKRKPEEEDKERYQTVYAKYEGAVAAPTAGLHFSRELIKRLEIKGVKFAEVTLHTGLGTFRPIEVEDLSKHKMDAEYFHIDEYAVKIVNKAKEESRKVCAIGTTTVRAVESSTTAQDHLKAAEGWTNTFIHPPYDFAIPNALVTNFHLPKTSLLIMVCAFAGYDLVMEAYQQAIKEKYRFFSYGDAMLIL; this is translated from the coding sequence ATGAAACTATCACAGTTCAAATTCGACCTCCCTTTAAATCTGATCGCACAGCACCCATCCAAAACAAGAGACGAGTCTCGTCTGATGGTCGTAAACCGCGCAACAGGCAAAATCGAACACAAGCTTTTTAAAGACATCATCAACTACTTTAGCGATAAAGACGTGATGGTTGTGAACAACACCAAAGTATTCCCTGCAAGGTTATATGGCCGCAAAGAGAAGACCGGTGCAAAAATCGAAGTGTTCCTGTTACGTGAGTTGAACAAACAAAACCGTCTTTGGGATGTGATCGTTGATCCCGCAAGAAAGATCAGGGTAGGTAACAAATTGTATTTTGGAGATGACGAATCGCTGGTAGCAGAGGTGATCGACAACACTACTTCCCGTGGCCGTACTATCCGCTTCCTGTTCGAAGGTAACGACGAAGAGTTTAAGCAAGTGCTGGACAGCCTGGGCGAAACACCACTTCCAAAGTATATCAAACGTAAACCCGAAGAAGAAGATAAAGAGCGCTACCAGACCGTTTACGCTAAGTACGAAGGTGCTGTGGCTGCTCCGACTGCAGGTTTGCACTTCAGCCGCGAGCTGATCAAACGCCTGGAGATCAAAGGTGTTAAGTTCGCAGAAGTAACCCTTCATACAGGTTTGGGCACTTTCCGTCCCATCGAAGTAGAAGACCTTAGCAAGCATAAAATGGATGCGGAATACTTCCACATCGATGAGTATGCTGTAAAAATCGTGAACAAAGCGAAAGAAGAAAGCCGCAAGGTTTGTGCGATCGGTACTACTACCGTTCGTGCCGTTGAATCCTCTACCACTGCACAGGACCACCTGAAAGCAGCAGAGGGTTGGACCAACACTTTCATTCACCCGCCTTACGATTTCGCTATTCCGAACGCATTGGTGACTAACTTCCACCTACCTAAGACCAGCCTCCTGATCATGGTTTGCGCCTTTGCCGGTTACGACCTGGTGATGGAAGCTTACCAGCAGGCGATCAAAGAAAAATACCGTTTCTTCAGCTACGGCGATGCCATGCTGATCCTTTAA
- a CDS encoding ABC transporter ATP-binding protein has translation MPAPLAVINDLRVDFSGETGTVTAVNGISLTINKGEILGIVGESGSGKSVTALTLMRLIQTPGRISGGSITWHGGATPVDLLAVPENEMRRFRGDEIAMIFQEPMTSLNPLFTCGSQVAEAIRLHKKVSAREAKAQTIALFQKVKLPAPEQIWSRYPHELSGGQKQRVMIAMAISCKPRLLIADEPTTALDVTVQKTILELLKELQAEMDMSVVFITHDLGVIAELADRVTVMYKGNIVEQGAVNDVFYHPQHPYTKGLLACRPPLDYRLRRLPMIRDFMEIGPNGAITEKATDVPAFVRSLVLDHEAQQERLQELRQSPPLLEVKGLKTWFPVKKNIFGKVEAWAKAVDDVSFDVKEGETLGLVGESGCGKTTLSRSLLRLVEPTAGSILYRGKNLCDLSAADMRDARRNIQIIFQDPYSSLNPRLTVGQAILEPMQVHGLHGNDRDRREQVLNLLDKVQLRPEHFNRYPHEFSGGQRQRVVIARTLALHPEFIICDESVSALDVSIQAQVLNLLMELREEFNFTYIFISHNLSVVNFMSDRMMVMNKGKLEEIGEAEQVYRSPRSPYTQKLIASIPGMTS, from the coding sequence ATGCCTGCACCCTTAGCTGTTATTAACGACCTGCGCGTGGATTTTTCCGGCGAAACCGGTACGGTAACCGCTGTTAATGGCATTTCGCTTACCATCAATAAGGGTGAAATACTGGGCATCGTAGGCGAAAGTGGCTCCGGCAAATCGGTCACCGCGCTTACCTTAATGCGGCTGATTCAAACACCAGGACGTATATCCGGCGGCAGCATCACCTGGCATGGCGGTGCAACGCCCGTCGATCTGTTAGCGGTACCTGAAAACGAGATGCGCCGCTTTCGTGGGGATGAGATCGCGATGATCTTCCAGGAGCCGATGACTTCCCTTAACCCGCTGTTTACCTGCGGCTCCCAGGTGGCAGAAGCCATTCGCCTGCATAAGAAAGTTTCTGCCCGCGAGGCGAAGGCCCAAACGATTGCTCTCTTTCAAAAAGTTAAATTACCTGCCCCGGAACAAATATGGTCACGTTACCCGCACGAGTTGTCGGGCGGGCAAAAACAACGGGTGATGATTGCCATGGCGATCAGCTGTAAACCCCGGCTGCTCATTGCGGACGAACCCACAACCGCGCTAGACGTAACCGTGCAAAAGACTATCCTCGAACTGCTCAAAGAATTGCAGGCGGAGATGGACATGAGCGTTGTGTTCATTACCCACGACCTGGGCGTGATCGCCGAACTGGCCGACCGGGTAACGGTGATGTATAAAGGAAATATCGTAGAACAGGGGGCGGTAAACGACGTGTTTTATCACCCGCAACATCCCTATACGAAAGGTTTATTGGCCTGTCGCCCCCCGCTTGACTATCGCCTGCGCCGCCTGCCGATGATCCGCGACTTCATGGAAATAGGGCCCAACGGTGCTATTACCGAAAAGGCGACGGACGTGCCGGCGTTTGTACGATCGCTCGTGCTGGACCATGAGGCGCAGCAGGAACGTTTGCAGGAGTTACGACAAAGCCCGCCGTTACTGGAAGTGAAAGGGCTGAAAACCTGGTTTCCCGTTAAGAAAAATATATTCGGCAAGGTGGAAGCCTGGGCCAAAGCAGTCGATGATGTAAGTTTTGACGTAAAAGAGGGGGAAACCCTCGGCCTGGTAGGCGAGTCTGGTTGCGGTAAAACCACCCTCAGTCGCAGCTTGCTGCGGTTGGTGGAGCCGACCGCCGGCAGCATCTTGTACCGGGGTAAGAATCTATGTGACCTGTCGGCCGCCGACATGCGCGATGCCCGCCGGAACATACAAATCATCTTCCAGGACCCTTATTCCTCGCTTAATCCCCGCCTCACCGTGGGACAGGCGATACTGGAGCCTATGCAGGTGCATGGTTTGCATGGCAACGACCGCGACCGTCGTGAGCAGGTGCTGAACCTGCTGGACAAGGTGCAACTGCGGCCCGAGCATTTTAACCGTTACCCGCATGAGTTCTCTGGCGGCCAGCGACAAAGGGTGGTGATTGCCCGTACGCTGGCGCTGCATCCGGAGTTTATTATTTGCGACGAATCCGTGTCTGCATTGGATGTGAGCATCCAGGCGCAGGTGTTAAACCTGCTGATGGAGCTGCGCGAGGAGTTCAATTTCACGTACATCTTTATCTCCCACAACCTGTCGGTCGTTAACTTTATGAGCGACCGTATGATGGTGATGAACAAGGGTAAGCTGGAGGAGATAGGGGAGGCGGAACAGGTGTACCGGTCACCACGATCGCCCTATACCCAAAAGCTGATCGCGTCCATCCCCGGGATGACTTCCTGA
- a CDS encoding Gfo/Idh/MocA family protein: MTTLKIGLFGVGHLGKIHLSQLSTMLNVEVAGFFDPSDANAAGVHELYPNLRRYESAEELIMAVDAIDIVAPTTLHFELCQMAIRNGKHVFVEKPMTNTIDEGKTLVKLVEEANIKFQVGHVERFNPAFLALREYDLKPMFIEVHRLAEFNPRGTDVSVILDLMIHDIDIVLSIVKSSISRISASGVAVMSDTPDIANVRIEFHNGCVANLTSSRISLKKMRKMRLFQKDAYIGIDFLDKKTEIIKLKTPEDEGLFTLDIETNSGRKTIAIENPEIKQSNAIRMELELFRDAILQNKPVHVNVIDGFQAVEVAHQILQKIGRGQTEN; the protein is encoded by the coding sequence ATGACAACGCTCAAAATCGGCTTGTTTGGCGTAGGGCACTTAGGCAAAATCCACCTGTCACAACTCTCAACGATGTTAAACGTGGAAGTGGCGGGATTCTTTGACCCCAGCGACGCAAACGCAGCCGGCGTACATGAACTTTACCCAAACCTCCGTCGTTACGAAAGCGCCGAAGAGCTGATCATGGCTGTGGATGCCATCGACATCGTTGCGCCTACCACCCTGCACTTTGAGCTTTGCCAGATGGCGATCCGGAATGGTAAACACGTGTTCGTGGAAAAACCCATGACCAACACCATCGATGAGGGCAAAACACTGGTGAAACTGGTGGAAGAAGCCAATATCAAATTCCAGGTGGGCCATGTGGAGCGTTTCAACCCTGCCTTCCTTGCGCTCAGAGAATACGACCTGAAACCAATGTTTATCGAAGTACATCGCCTGGCCGAGTTTAATCCGCGCGGCACCGACGTAAGCGTGATCCTCGACCTGATGATCCACGACATCGACATTGTACTAAGCATTGTGAAATCCTCTATCAGCCGCATCTCCGCAAGTGGTGTAGCCGTAATGAGCGATACCCCCGACATCGCCAACGTGCGTATCGAGTTCCATAATGGCTGCGTGGCAAATCTTACGTCCAGCCGCATCTCCCTGAAAAAAATGCGCAAAATGCGCCTGTTCCAGAAAGATGCCTACATCGGCATTGACTTCCTGGACAAAAAGACGGAAATCATTAAATTGAAAACGCCGGAAGATGAAGGCCTGTTCACGCTGGATATCGAAACCAATTCAGGCAGAAAAACGATCGCAATCGAAAACCCGGAAATTAAACAATCGAACGCGATCCGCATGGAACTGGAGCTTTTCCGCGATGCTATTTTACAAAACAAACCCGTGCACGTAAATGTGATCGATGGTTTCCAGGCGGTGGAAGTAGCGCACCAGATCCTGCAGAAGATCGGGAGGGGACAAACAGAGAATTAA